The following proteins come from a genomic window of Pseudomonas sp. MAG733B:
- a CDS encoding pyridoxamine 5'-phosphate oxidase family protein: MNQSDAPEASPWHAGERELQESVGVADQMEIFGRKVVRDYMPDQHRLFYNQLPYLVVGAVDEQGRPWATLIEGPPGFIHSPDPRVLQLDRLPAEGDPVRTALKQGAAVGLLGIDLKTRRRNRMNGNISTASSGGFAVSVVHAFGNCPQYIQLRGVEPVSLGQASSNVPAECLSELDEAAKATISKADTFFIASYVDLDGDASRRSVDVSHRGGNSGFVRIEGNVLTIPDFAGNLHFNTLGNFLLNPRAGLAFIDFETGDMLQVSGRTEIILEGPQIAAFQGAERLWTLTVEQVVRRQAVLALRWRFEGFSPNSLMTGSWEQAEGRLQADSLRDQWRPLRVTRIVDESSTIRSFYFEPADGAGIPRFEAGQHLPVRFCLAQGQAPLVRTYSLSSAPSDSFFRISVKRDGLISSHLHDRVQVGDLVEARAPQGRFTVQADEYRPLVLLAAGVGVTPLLSMLREVIYEGERIRRTRPTWFIQSARSLGELGFRDELYELATRAKDKIRALRLLSQPETHARVGEDFEVAGRVDVELLKALLPLDDYDFYLCGPGAFTQALYDGLRQLRIGDDRIHAETFGPSTLVRQRDHLTPAVEQIPAAGSPVKVLFSASAKEARWEPGGGSLLELAESRGLNPDFSCRGGSCGTCRTRLVSGQVHYLNLPAEMPAEGEVLICCAVPAQAKEGDAPLVLDL, encoded by the coding sequence ATGAATCAATCCGACGCACCAGAAGCATCCCCTTGGCATGCGGGTGAGCGAGAACTGCAGGAAAGCGTCGGCGTCGCCGATCAGATGGAGATATTCGGACGCAAGGTAGTACGCGACTACATGCCTGATCAGCATCGATTGTTTTACAACCAGTTGCCTTACCTCGTGGTGGGCGCGGTCGATGAACAAGGGAGGCCTTGGGCCACGTTGATCGAAGGCCCGCCGGGCTTCATCCATTCACCCGATCCGCGAGTGCTGCAGCTCGACCGCCTGCCCGCCGAGGGTGATCCGGTCAGGACGGCCCTTAAGCAGGGCGCTGCCGTGGGACTGCTCGGCATTGACCTGAAGACCCGAAGGCGCAATCGAATGAACGGCAACATCAGCACCGCCTCGTCAGGCGGTTTTGCCGTTTCTGTGGTGCACGCTTTCGGCAACTGCCCGCAGTACATTCAGTTGCGAGGCGTTGAACCGGTCAGCCTTGGCCAAGCCTCATCAAATGTCCCGGCCGAATGTCTCAGCGAACTCGATGAAGCCGCCAAGGCGACCATCAGCAAGGCCGATACCTTTTTCATCGCCAGCTACGTCGACCTGGATGGCGATGCCTCCCGACGCTCGGTGGACGTTTCGCACCGAGGGGGCAATTCAGGTTTCGTCAGGATCGAAGGCAACGTGCTGACGATTCCCGATTTCGCTGGCAACCTGCACTTCAACACCTTGGGTAATTTCCTGCTCAACCCGCGCGCGGGGCTGGCGTTCATCGATTTTGAAACAGGCGACATGCTGCAAGTCAGCGGGCGTACCGAGATCATTCTCGAAGGGCCGCAGATTGCTGCCTTTCAGGGGGCTGAGCGGCTCTGGACGCTGACCGTGGAACAGGTAGTTCGACGTCAGGCGGTGTTGGCCCTGCGTTGGCGGTTTGAAGGTTTCTCGCCTAACAGCCTGATGACGGGCAGTTGGGAGCAGGCTGAAGGCCGATTGCAAGCCGATAGTCTGCGCGATCAATGGCGACCGCTGAGGGTGACGCGGATCGTTGACGAGAGCAGCACCATTCGCTCCTTCTACTTTGAACCGGCCGATGGCGCGGGCATACCGCGGTTCGAGGCTGGCCAACATCTGCCGGTGCGTTTTTGCCTTGCGCAAGGACAGGCGCCCCTGGTCAGGACCTACAGCCTGTCGAGCGCACCGTCGGACAGTTTTTTCCGCATCAGCGTCAAGCGTGACGGACTTATCTCATCCCATCTGCATGACCGCGTTCAGGTCGGGGATCTGGTTGAAGCCCGTGCCCCGCAAGGGCGCTTCACGGTGCAAGCCGATGAGTATCGACCATTGGTTTTACTGGCCGCAGGCGTGGGTGTGACCCCGCTGCTGTCGATGCTGCGTGAAGTGATTTATGAAGGCGAACGAATTCGTCGCACTCGTCCCACCTGGTTCATTCAAAGTGCGCGCAGCCTGGGGGAGCTCGGGTTTCGCGATGAGCTCTACGAACTGGCGACCCGTGCCAAGGATAAAATTCGTGCACTTCGTCTGCTCAGTCAGCCGGAAACGCATGCTCGCGTTGGTGAGGATTTTGAGGTGGCGGGGCGTGTGGATGTCGAACTGCTCAAGGCATTGCTGCCCCTGGACGATTATGACTTTTACCTGTGTGGCCCTGGTGCTTTTACCCAGGCGCTGTACGACGGCCTGCGTCAGTTGCGTATTGGCGATGATCGTATTCACGCGGAGACTTTCGGTCCTTCGACCCTGGTGCGCCAACGGGATCATTTAACTCCGGCGGTCGAGCAGATACCCGCGGCAGGCAGCCCGGTCAAAGTGCTGTTTTCGGCGTCGGCGAAGGAAGCTCGGTGGGAGCCGGGTGGCGGGAGTCTACTGGAACTGGCCGAGAGCCGTGGCCTGAACCCGGACTTCAGTTGCCGGGGCGGATCGTGCGGTACATGCCGGACCCGGTTGGTCAGTGGCCAAGTGCATTATCTGAACCTGCCGGCTGAGATGCCGGCCGAAGGGGAGGTACTGATTTGCTGTGCGGTGCCAGCGCAAGCCAAGGAGGGCGACGCCCCCCTGGTGCTGGATTTGTGA
- a CDS encoding carbonic anhydrase, whose amino-acid sequence MKALIEGFLKFQKEAFPQRTDLFKHLATTQHPGTLFITCSDSRVVPELLTQQEPGELFVIRNAGNIVPSYSPHSGGVSATVEYAVAVLGVTDIVICGHSDCGAMTAVAKCKCMDHLPAVAGWLQHAESAKVINESRPHASEAAKVSSMVRENVIAQLANIQTHPSVRLAQEKGLVNLHGWVYDIGTGSIDALDADNKTFKSLVKHPNTVAVHARPAKAVA is encoded by the coding sequence ATGAAAGCGCTCATCGAAGGTTTCTTGAAGTTCCAGAAAGAAGCATTCCCACAACGCACTGACCTGTTCAAACACCTGGCCACCACACAACATCCGGGCACCTTGTTCATCACCTGTTCCGACAGCCGTGTTGTACCGGAACTGCTGACGCAGCAAGAGCCTGGCGAACTGTTCGTGATCCGTAACGCCGGCAACATCGTGCCGTCCTACAGCCCACATTCCGGTGGTGTGTCCGCCACTGTGGAATACGCTGTCGCCGTACTGGGCGTGACCGATATCGTGATCTGCGGCCATTCCGATTGTGGTGCCATGACCGCTGTCGCCAAGTGCAAGTGCATGGATCACCTGCCTGCGGTCGCCGGCTGGTTGCAACATGCCGAGTCGGCGAAAGTCATCAATGAGTCGCGTCCTCACGCGAGTGAAGCCGCCAAAGTCAGTTCGATGGTGCGTGAAAACGTCATCGCCCAACTGGCCAATATTCAGACCCATCCGAGCGTGCGCCTGGCTCAGGAAAAAGGTCTGGTCAATCTGCATGGCTGGGTCTACGACATCGGCACCGGTTCAATCGACGCTTTGGACGCCGACAACAAGACCTTCAAGTCTCTGGTCAAGCATCCGAACACCGTTGCCGTTCATGCCCGTCCAGCCAAAGCTGTTGCCTGA
- a CDS encoding DUF2790 domain-containing protein produces MKKILFLALSLTASLSAYAQQAVVAPEAVPYAYGMHLDIAKVIHITPTADVCGPTPVQMTYRDSHGETHILEYSVIGSGCTN; encoded by the coding sequence ATGAAAAAAATTCTGTTTCTCGCCCTGTCCCTGACGGCTTCGCTGTCTGCCTACGCACAGCAAGCTGTAGTCGCCCCTGAGGCCGTTCCATATGCGTATGGCATGCATCTGGATATCGCCAAAGTCATCCATATCACTCCGACGGCGGATGTCTGTGGCCCGACGCCGGTTCAAATGACTTACCGCGATTCACACGGGGAAACCCACATCCTGGAATACAGCGTGATCGGCAGCGGCTGCACCAACTAA